A genomic stretch from Fodinibius salinus includes:
- a CDS encoding DUF4292 domain-containing protein: MLLLSVGLVSCSGSKELSKSGFTDSSVPPSDVTASIPDYQSRLLTVKGKGRAIVSEPGNTERVTVTFSSDTAKSLVTIRNGIGIKGGEMLTDGDTLLIYNKVDKRARKVAIKSGNINRINKLASLNILKMIHYPINAENVQRVQENKSLYKIRLSSGTYVLVDKESGFIRQVTPPANSALPYSKITYDSYASVEGFILPRRISIFGANKQSKVSLQLTELDLNPQLNQLTLNIPDDIPIYYQ, translated from the coding sequence TTGCTCTTGCTTTCTGTGGGACTGGTTTCATGCTCTGGTTCTAAGGAACTGAGTAAGTCCGGCTTTACTGATTCTTCTGTTCCGCCCTCAGATGTCACAGCTTCTATCCCTGACTACCAATCCAGACTACTGACGGTCAAAGGCAAGGGACGAGCAATTGTCAGCGAGCCGGGCAATACGGAACGTGTTACCGTAACGTTTTCGAGTGATACTGCCAAAAGTCTGGTCACTATTCGCAATGGTATTGGCATTAAAGGCGGAGAAATGCTTACCGATGGCGATACGCTTCTTATCTATAACAAAGTGGACAAGCGAGCACGAAAAGTGGCAATCAAAAGTGGAAATATTAACCGCATCAACAAGTTGGCATCGCTCAATATCCTAAAAATGATTCACTACCCAATAAACGCTGAAAATGTACAGCGAGTCCAAGAGAATAAATCGTTGTATAAAATACGGCTCTCATCGGGTACTTACGTTTTAGTGGACAAAGAATCGGGGTTCATTAGGCAAGTTACCCCTCCTGCTAATTCTGCATTGCCTTATTCCAAAATTACTTATGATTCATACGCTTCTGTAGAAGGGTTCATCCTTCCGCGAAGAATTAGTATATTTGGAGCAAATAAACAGTCAAAAGTATCGTTACAGCTTACAGAACTGGACTTAAATCCACAGTTGAATCAACTAACCCTTAATATTCCGGACGACATACCCATTTATTACCAATGA
- a CDS encoding murein hydrolase activator EnvC family protein encodes MKKMKYTFLLLVSVLIGWNIPAQAQNYKQERAQIAEKQKNIQIQIGELNQQIQQYEQRLKRATQKYEALYQKYQDLKKVIALQDQKIKNLQAEQQQVQKEINVTSNSLEEKREELKQLIAKYKKTLSYLYKHGRTTQLALILSSSSINKMLVRSFYLDKFSNYREKQAQQIRQAEKELEKTKNQLVEARQKNKEVLQNITQEKERLAKQQQQQSQNVALLRENKEEIQQSLQQSKEEKENLNNRFSELIERDKKLRKQQQERRQQREANRKDKLAAAKKIKDDTKRAKEVAKYSEPIKPANFISSDRLEEIEQEFAQKKGRLPWPVDSRTVSEHFGKSRHPVFGTVTPNPGIEIVTDSQARVRVVEDGYVIAIQPLPGYGDVILVKHGRFITAYGNLSQIMVNSNEILTQGDVIALSGSDNSVKGKSLFFLIRENDKNLDPEKWLQTKALSSAY; translated from the coding sequence ATGAAAAAGATGAAATACACTTTTTTGCTCTTGGTGTCAGTGCTTATCGGCTGGAATATCCCTGCTCAGGCACAGAACTATAAACAAGAGCGTGCTCAAATTGCAGAAAAGCAGAAAAACATCCAGATACAAATAGGGGAACTTAATCAGCAGATTCAGCAGTATGAGCAACGACTAAAGCGTGCGACTCAAAAATACGAAGCACTCTATCAAAAATACCAGGATCTGAAAAAAGTTATTGCCCTTCAAGATCAAAAGATCAAAAATCTACAGGCTGAACAACAACAGGTACAAAAAGAGATTAATGTGACCAGCAATTCTCTTGAGGAAAAAAGAGAAGAACTAAAACAGCTTATTGCTAAATATAAAAAGACACTCAGCTATCTATATAAACACGGCAGGACAACTCAATTGGCCCTAATTCTGTCATCCTCATCCATCAACAAAATGCTGGTGCGCTCTTTTTATCTGGATAAATTCAGTAACTACCGGGAAAAACAAGCCCAGCAAATTCGGCAAGCTGAAAAGGAGCTTGAAAAAACAAAAAACCAACTTGTCGAAGCACGTCAAAAAAATAAGGAAGTACTGCAAAATATTACCCAGGAAAAAGAGCGACTTGCAAAACAACAACAACAACAATCCCAAAACGTGGCGCTTCTTCGCGAAAACAAAGAAGAAATTCAGCAGTCACTGCAACAATCAAAAGAAGAAAAAGAAAATTTAAATAACCGTTTTTCCGAACTTATTGAAAGAGATAAGAAGCTTCGAAAACAACAACAAGAACGTCGCCAGCAGCGTGAAGCCAATCGCAAAGATAAGTTGGCTGCAGCCAAAAAAATTAAGGACGATACCAAACGTGCTAAAGAGGTAGCTAAATACTCGGAACCCATAAAGCCTGCTAATTTTATAAGTTCTGACCGGCTTGAAGAAATTGAACAGGAATTTGCTCAAAAAAAGGGACGTCTGCCATGGCCGGTTGACAGCCGCACAGTATCTGAACATTTTGGTAAGAGCCGACATCCCGTTTTTGGTACGGTTACTCCCAATCCCGGTATCGAAATTGTCACTGATTCCCAAGCTCGTGTCCGCGTAGTTGAGGATGGCTATGTTATTGCTATTCAACCTTTGCCCGGTTACGGCGATGTTATATTGGTTAAACACGGCCGTTTCATCACTGCTTACGGCAACTTGAGCCAAATTATGGTAAATAGTAATGAGATCTTGACCCAAGGAGATGTTATTGCACTGTCAGGCAGTGATAACTCCGTAAAGGGAAAAAGCCTCTTTTTCCTGATTCGTGAAAACGACAAAAATCTTGACCCCGAAAAGTGGTTGCAAACGAAGGCACTATCCAGCGCTTACTAA
- a CDS encoding YheT family hydrolase codes for METNLRHIPDLPVPQWCVNGHVHTIARSWLGDTTLPDVNRIEIPTPDDDFLELDCAIHPNSESVIILFHGLEGSSERYYIVELMKELLEEEYSVVAVNFRSCGSRMNNQPRFYHSGETNDYATVFNWISQQYPDKKMGAVGFSLGGNALLKSLGEEGSGHPLDAAIAVSVPYDLRLGSIRLSKGFHRLYEYRFLRTLKKKLVLKRQDFPNLPQFTGSTLFEFDDQITAPIHGFKSAEHYYEQCSARRFITDIQIPTLLVHSREDPLCPVEAMPVAKIFDHSKIDYIITEQGGHVGFWSQPKGWLNYIIRNYLHKKLTESL; via the coding sequence TTGGAAACCAACCTGCGACATATCCCAGACCTGCCTGTGCCACAGTGGTGTGTAAACGGCCACGTACATACCATTGCCCGTTCGTGGCTGGGCGACACAACGTTACCGGATGTTAACCGGATCGAAATTCCTACCCCCGATGATGATTTTCTGGAACTTGATTGTGCCATACATCCCAATTCTGAATCTGTCATTATATTATTTCACGGTCTGGAAGGTTCTTCTGAACGATACTACATCGTAGAACTGATGAAAGAACTACTTGAGGAGGAGTATTCGGTCGTAGCCGTTAACTTTCGCAGCTGCGGATCGCGAATGAACAATCAGCCGCGATTTTATCACTCTGGAGAAACCAACGATTATGCCACAGTATTCAACTGGATTTCCCAGCAATATCCCGACAAAAAAATGGGCGCTGTGGGATTTTCACTTGGCGGTAATGCACTACTCAAATCACTGGGAGAAGAAGGGAGTGGCCACCCGCTTGATGCTGCTATAGCCGTGTCAGTTCCTTACGATTTACGGCTTGGATCCATCAGGCTATCCAAGGGATTTCATCGCCTTTATGAATATCGGTTCTTGCGCACGCTAAAGAAGAAGCTGGTATTAAAACGGCAAGACTTCCCCAACCTGCCACAGTTTACCGGCTCTACACTTTTTGAATTTGATGATCAAATCACAGCGCCGATACACGGATTCAAAAGTGCAGAACATTATTACGAACAGTGCTCGGCCCGCCGTTTTATAACGGATATCCAAATTCCCACATTACTCGTCCACAGCCGGGAAGACCCGCTTTGTCCCGTCGAGGCTATGCCGGTTGCCAAAATATTTGACCACTCGAAAATCGATTACATCATTACCGAACAAGGCGGACACGTGGGTTTTTGGAGTCAACCGAAGGGATGGCTCAATTATATCATCAGAAACTATTTGCATAAAAAGCTAACAGAATCACTATAG